From Paenarthrobacter sp. A20:
GTTTCCCCGGCAGGGTCGCCAGGAGGCCGCGTCCCACCACGACATCGTAGTTTTCATTGACGGACTGGCCAGTCACCTTGATGACAGTTGCTTCGTTGCTCACTTTTCAACTTCCTCTTTCAAGGCTGCATGCTGGCGCAGCCGCTCCTCCACATGGAGGCCGATTTCCGCCACGGATCCGGAACGGACGTCCATGACGATGTCCGCGAGACGCTCGTAGACAGGACGCCTCGTGGCAAACAAGGCCTCCCACCGTGTCATCGCATCACCCTGCAGCAAAGGCCTGCCCGTGTTCCGCGCGATCCGGTCAGCAACTGTTTCCGCATCACACTCCAGGTAGACCACTGTGCACTCCCCCAGTAATTGCTGGGTGCCGGAGTCAAGGACTGCACCCCCGCCCAGGGAAATGATGGCTGGTTGAACTTTGGCATTCTCAATGGACTTCGCCACCGCTCGCGCTTCTATCTCGCGGAAGGCGTGTTCACCGCGTCCAGCGAAAATATCGGCGATGCTGCCGTGGGCGGCAACCACCACCGCGTCAGTGTCCACAAACGGGAGGCCGAGCTGCTGGGCCAGCTGCTGGCCGATGGCCGACTTGCCGACAGCCATGGGCCCTATCAGGACAACGGGACGGCCGGGACAGCCATCCAGAACAGGGCGGACCACTACCGGCCGACCGAGTCCAGGGTGGCCGGGATGCTGTCGAGGTAGCTCTGCAGGTTTCGCTGTGTCTCGGCAACGGAGTCGCCACCGAATTTCTCGGCGACAGCCTCAGCCAGGACCAAGGCCACCATAGCCTCTGCGACGACTCCGGCCGCGGGCACCGCACAAACGTCCGAACGCTGGTGGTGGGCCTTGGCCGGCTCTCCCGTGCTGACATCAATGGTGCGCAGAGCGCGCGGAACGGTTGCGATCGGCTTCATGGCAGCGCGAACCCTCAGGACCTCACCGATGCTCATGCCGCCTTCAATACCGCCAGCCCGGTTTGTCTGGCGGACGATCCTGCCGTTCTCGTCCTTAAGGATTTCATCGTGTGCGGCGGAACCACGGCGGGCAGCGGTAAGGAAACCGTCGCCGACCTCCACGCCCTTGATGGCCTGTATGCCCATCAGTGCTGCGGCAAGGCGCGAATCAAGGCGGCGGTCCCAGTGCACGTAGCTGCCCAGTCCCGGCGGCAGGCCGTAGGCGAGAACCTCAACCACTCCACCGAGGGTTTCGCCCTCTTTGTGGGCAGCATCCACCTCGGCTACCATCGCGTCCGAGGTTTCGCGGTCGAAGCAGCGCAGGGGATCTGCGTCAAGCGCCAGAACGTCCTGCGGCAACGGCAACGGACGGCCTTCGGGCACGGCTACGCTGGCAATCGAAACAGTGTGGCTGACCAGCCCGATGCCCAGCTGCTTCAGGAATTGGGCGGCAACGGTACCCAGAGCCACGCGGGTGGCCGTTTCGCGGGCGCTGGCGCGCTCAAGGACCGGACGGGCTTCGTCGAAGCCGTACTTCTGCATCCCCGTGAAGTCGGCGTGGCCCGGGCGCGGCCGGGTCAGTGGTGCATTGCGGGCTTGGTCGGCAAGGATTTCGGGGTCCACGGGATCCGCAGACATGATCTGCTCCCACTTGGGCCATTCGGTGTTGCCAACCTGGATGGCTACAGGACCACCCTGGGTCAGGCCATGACGGACGCCGCCCATGATGGTGACCTCGTCCTGCTCAAACTTCATGCGGGCACCACGTCCATACCCCAGGCGGCGACGCGCCAGGGCGTCACGAATCTGCGCGCTGGTGAGTTCAACACCGGCGGGCACGCCTTCAACAATTCCGATCAGAGCCGGACCATGGGATTCACCGGCAGTCAACCAACGCAACATATAACCAATCCTGCCATGTAAGGCCTCTAGAACACTCGCCGGGGAAGCCCGACTGAGTCGCACATCACATCTATGACGGCGGCATCCACGTCACAGCCGCTGAAGCGACTGATCTGTTCTGCCGCCTGATACATCAGCATCTCCAAACCCGGAACCACGGCTCCCCCATGGCCGTGCCATACCTGCGCAAGCTTGCTGGGCCAGGGATCGTAAGCGACGTCCAGCAGAACACCGGCGCCCGTTCCCGGCAACGCTGCGAGCTCCTGCGCCAAAGAGTCTGCGGCTCGCGGTGGGAAGGTCGAAATCACCAGATCCGCGCCCGCAACGGCAGTGGCCGCTTCAGTCAAAGGCCGGATACTGACGGAGATTCCGACGGCGGCGGCCGCGGCTTCCGCGTCGCCGGCACGTCCTGGGTCGCGGACAAAAACGTCGACGTGGCTGCCACCCAGTTCCTTGACGGCGGCAACTGCGGCAGCCGAAGTGCCACCACCACCAAGGATTGCGGCTTGGGGAGTCGAAGAAACCCCCGCATACCGGACCGCTTCAACGATTCCGGCAACATCGGTGTTGTAGCCCACTCGACGTACCAACCCGCCGTCGTATTCGAAAACCACCGTGTTGATGACGCCCAAGTGGGCGCCGGCACCGCGGACCTCGTCCACCTCTCCGACCATTGCTGACTTCAACGGCATGGTGACCGACAGGCCGCACCATGAGTCGTCACCACGGAGCGAGTCCATGAAGGACGGGAGGGCATCGACGGTGACGTCAATCGCCGAGTAGCCGATGTCCGCGCCGAGCTTGGCGTAGGCAGCCGTATGCAATGCCGGGGATTTCGAATGCGAGATCGGATGCCCCAGGACGGCGGCCCGACGACTCACACACACCGTCCAGCGTTGGCCTGGCACCAGGCGTTGTACTGCTCAACGTAGGTGTTGTGCTCAGCCAAGGTCTTGGAGAACTTGGTCTCCTTGGTGTCCAGGTTGATGGTCACCCAGTAGAGGTAGTCATTCTGCGTGGGCTTGGCCGCAGCATCGATGGCGGTCTTGCCCGGCGAGCCGATCGGTCCAGCCGGAAGGCCGACGTTGGCGTACGTGTTGTACGTATTGGACTTATCGGCCTTCTCTTCCTCAGTGAGGTGGAAGGACTTCTTGCCCAGGCCGTAGGTCACCGTGGCATCGGACTGGATCAGGCCGCTGGTTTCCACGTTGTTTGGCTTCAGCCGGTTATAGATGGCGCCGGCCACATTTCCGTAGTCGGCCTGCCCGCCCTCAGCCTGCACGATGCTGGCGATGGTCACGGCGTCATACTGCTTCGCTGGATCCGTGATTCCTTGGGACTTAAGTTCATCCAACGTAGTGGTGACCAGCTTCTGGATGATGTCCTTGGCCGGTGTGCCTAGCTCAAAGCGATACTCACCAGGGGCGAGGAAGCCTTCCAGGTTCTTGGCCTTGGAGGGGACACCGAACTGTGCCGGCGCCTGGTTGAACCCGCTGAGTTCCTGCATTGAAATACCCGAGCCCTTGGAAATGGCTTCGAGGGACTCATTGATGCGGAGGCCGGCACTCAAGGCAAAATACATCACCTTCGAAGCGTCCTTGTTGACCAGGACGTCCACTGCATCTGAATTCTTCATCTCAGTACGGAAAGTGAACTCGCCCGGGGACAGCTCACCGCCGTCGTTAAGGAATTCCTTGACGAAAGCATCGGCGTCTGCCACCACTTTGTTCTCGACAAGTTCAACGCCCACTGCTTTCGGTCCGGAGCCCTCCGGAACCGTAATGGTGACCGATCCCGTTCCCGGACCCGGGTAGTCAGTGACCTTGTCCATGCCCAGCAAAGGCTTGAGGAACTGGGCGCCAATGGCAATTGCGGCTACGAAGACACCGAGCGTGATCAGGAGTGCGACGACTCGACGACGACGCCGGGCCTTCTTCGCGGCTGCTTTGGATGATGCAGTTTGCTCGACGGGCGCAATGAGGTCATGGTGATGCTCGTCGTGAAGGTGATCATCGGCATGGTGGTCGCCATGGTAATCGTCATGGGCTTCGAAGCCGTGGTGGGCATCGTGCTCAGCGAAGCCATGCAGGTGACCAGCGTCAACGGGGACCGGCTCGAGGTGTTCTGGATCTACGTGTTCTGGATCTACATGTTCAGTTTCTACATGTTCAGGGTCATGATGCCCGGCGATATCCTGTGAAGCTTCGCTTTCCTGGTGGACAACGTCCTGCGCCGGTTCAACATCCTGCACCGGTTCAACGTCATGTTCCGGTTCAGTGGGGTTCGACTCGACAGGCGCTGGAGCAGCAGGCTTGGCCACGGGTACTGGTGGAGCCACGGGCACCGGTGGAGCAACCGGTGCGGGAGGCACTGCGGGAACAGGACGGGGCAGCTCAGGCTCAACGTCCGATGGCGCGGAGGTCTCCCCCGGCGTCGCTTCGGGAACGGGTACGACGTTGTGGTTCTGCGTGGCGAGGAATCGTTCCCGCGCCCGCAGCTCTTTGCGGGTCAGCGGCATACCGCCGCCGGCGGTACCGCTGGAGGGGTCGTTGTTGACCGGGCTCACAGTTGCAGTCCCCTCGTAGAAGAATCGGGTTCATTGCCGGAGGCAGCCCGCAGCGTTGGGGCACTGCTGGGTTTTTCGGATTGCGCCGGTGCCTGCACTCGGCGGCCAACATCCGATCCTCTGGCTTTTTGCATGTCGATTGCGTGCTGAAGTATTCCAGCAGCGGCAACCTGATCAACCACTTTACGGTGGTTCTTGCTGCTCATGCCAGCTTGGTGGAGGTTGCGGTGTGCCGTCACAGTTGAAAGCCGCTCGTCCACGAGGTTCACGGGGATGTCCAAACCGGCCCGCACAAGCTCGTTTGCGAGGAGTTCGGCGTAGCCGCTGGCCATCTCAGCCGACGCTCGTTCCTCACCCTTCATGGTGCGTGGAAGGCCCACAAAGATCTGCACGGCGGGCAATTCCGCGGCAAGCCTGGCCACGACACGGACGTCGGAGTTCTTCTTGGCGTCCCGCGCGAGGGTTTTGAATGGTGTGGCTAATATTCCGTCGGGATCGCACTGGGACAGGCCCACCCGGACGGTACCGACGTCTACCCCCAGCTTGATGCCTTGGGGGTAGACGTCCTCGTGAGTACTTGCAGCCACCGTCAGCGCTTGGCTATCGCATCCACCACCGCTGTGAGGGCCTCAGAGACCTTCCCAGCGTCGGCGCCGCCGCCCTGGGCGACGTCATCCTTGCCGCCACCGCCGCCGCCAAGGATGCCTGCGGCCAGTCGGACCAGCGCTCCGGCCTTCACGCCGGCTTCGCGGGCCGCCTCATTGGTGGCGATGAGGATCACGGGACGGTCATTGCTGATGCCGGCCACGGCCACGGTGGCAGCTTCGGAGCCCAACCGGCTGCGAAGGTCCAAAGCGAGGTTCCGGAGATCGTCCGCTCCGCCAACCTGACCGGCGTCGTGGGCTACGACCCGTACGCCTGCGGCATCCTTGGCGGTGCCCACCAAAGTGGCCGCCGCAGCGGTCAACTGCTCCTTGCGAAGTCGGTCGAGTTCCTTCTCCGTGGCCTTCAACTTGCTCAGGGTGCTGGAGATGCGGTCCGCAAGCTGACCGGAAGGGACTTTCAAGAGCTCCGTGAGCTCTGTGACCAGTGCCCGCTCAGCGGCGAGGTGACGGAAGGCATCCAGGCCAACGAAGGCCTCAACGCGCCGGTTTCCCGAGCCAACAGACTGCTCGCCCAGCAGCGAGAGGCTACCGATCAGGGAGGTGTTGGACACGTGCGTGCCACCACACAACTCACGGGACCAGGCGCCGTCGATCTCCACGACACGAACTTCGCTGCCGTAGTTTTCACCGAACAGCGCCATGGCACCCAGTGCCTTGGCTTCCGCGAGCCCCATCACCTTGGTGTCCACCCGGAAGTTATTCCGAATGGCAATGTTGGAGACCTCTTCGATTTCGGAGCGCGTGGCAGTGCTGAGGCCCTCCCCCCAGGCGAAGTCGAAGCGAAGGTATCCGGCCTTGTTGTAGGAACCGCGCTGGGTGGCTTCCGGGCCGAGGATCTGGTGCAGGGCGGCGTGCACGATGTGCGTTCCTGTGTGAGCCTGCTCGGCCGCATGCCGGCGTTCACGGTCCACGGCGGCGCGCACCAGCGCGTCAGAGGCAATCTCACCTTCGCGGACAATCGCCTTATGGACGCTGAGGCCCTTGATGGGACGCTGGACGTCCAAAACTTCCACCACGAAACCGTCGCCGGTGATGAGGCCGGTGTCAGCGGACTGGCCACCGGCTTCGGCGTAGAACGGGGTTTCGTTGAGGACCAGCTCAATCTCGTCGCCCGTGGAGGCATGCGCTACCGGCCGGCCACCGCTGACGATTCCACGGACCTTGGACTCGCCCTCAAGTTCTTCATAGCCCGTAAAGACGGTCTCGCCCTTGCCGAGGAGCTCCTGGTAGGCGCTGAGGTCGGCATGGCCACCCTTCTTGCCCTTGGCGTCGGCCTGCGCACGCTGGCGCTGCTCGAGCATGAGCGCGCGGAAGCCTGCCTCATCGACCTTGAGCCCGGCTTCTTCCGCCATTTCGAGGGTCAGGTCAATGGGGAAACCATAAGTGTCGTGAAGCGCGAAGGCGTCGGCACCGGACAACGGAACCCCGGCGGCCTTCGATTCGGCAACGGCATCCTCCAGGCGGGCCGTACCGGAAGCAATGGTGCGCAGGAACGCCTTTTCTTCGGCATAGGCGATGCGGCTGATGCGGGCGAAATCGGTCTCCACCACCGGGTACACGCCCTTCATTGCGTCACGTGAGGCGGGGAGAAGGTCCGGCAGGCAGGCTTTTTCGACGCCGAGCAGGCGCATGGCACGTACGGCACGGCGGATCAGGCGGCGCAACACATAGCCGCGGCCTTCGTTGGACGGTGAAACTCCATCAGCGATCAGCATCAGGGCAGATCGGATATGGTCACCCACGACGCGCATGCGGACATCGTCCGTGTGGTGCGGGTCTTCCGGGGACTCAGCCGAGGTGTACTCGCGGCCGGACAGTTCAGCGGCCTTGTCGATGACCGGACGAACCTGGTCGGTCTCATACATGTTCTCGACGCCCTGGAGGATCATCGCGAGGCGTTCCATGCCCAGGCCGGTGTCGATATTCTTCTGGGGCAGTTCCCCGACGATGTCGAAGTCAACCTTGGAGCGGACGTTCTCGATCTGGTACTGCATGAACACGAGGTTCCAGATCTCGATGTACCGGGTTTCGTCGGCCAAAGGGCCGCCTTCGATTCCGTAGGCTGGGCCACGGTCGTAGTAGATCTCGGAGCAGGGGCCCGCCGGGCCAGGCTGGCCGGTGGACCAGTAATTGTCTGCTTTGCCCATGCGCTGGATTCGCTCAGCAGGGATCCCGGTGTTCTTGAGCCACAGTTCTTTGGCTTCGTCGTCTTCTTCGTAGACGGTCACCCAAAGGCGCTCGGCGGGCAGGCCATAGCCGCCGTCGTCAACGCTCGTGGTGAGCAGCTCGAAGGCGAACTTGATGGCGTCTTCCTTGAAGTAGTCGCCAAAGGAGAAGTTTCCGCACATCTGGAAGAATGTGCCGTGGCGGGCCGTCTTTCCCACTTCCTCGATGTCGCCGGTGCGGATGCACTTCTGGACGCTCGTGGCACGGCTGTAGGGGGGCTCTTCGCGCGCAGTCAGGTACGGAATGAACGGCACCATTCCGGCCACAGTGAAGAGAAGGGACGGGTCGCTGGAAACGAGCGACGCGGAGGGAACGGCGGTGTGACCCTTGCTGACAAAAAAGTCCACCCAGCGTTTGGTGATCTCCTGCGACTTCATTAGCTGATTTCTTACCCTTCTCAATTCACTGCACATGATGTGCGCGGTACCGGCTGGTGCCGTTCCGCAGTTTTCCATTCTGCCCTGTTGAGGGCGCGGGAGCGAACCGCTCCCGCTAGCGGCGGCCTGTTCCGGCGTCGTCAATACCCAACGCCGCACGCAGGTCCTCTTCGCGCTGGTGCATGCCCGCCCGCACGGCGTCGGCAAAATCGAACAAACCATCAGCCATCCGGCCCACGGCACGATTCAGGCCCTCGGGACCGATGTTGGCCTGGGCTTCGGTGATCTTCCGGAAGGCTATGACGCCAATGACGACGCCTATGCCCATCCACGCAATTCTTTTCATGGGTTTCTGCTCTCCCGTATAGTTCAGCGGCTACTGAGTTCAGCGGCTGCGGCGGCCGGAGGTAGGTGATCGGCGCCCAGCAAATGCCGAGCGTACGCCGTAGCTGAACGCGGCCACCTTGATTAAGGGAGAACCAACCGTGGCAGCCACGAGCGAGGACAACGCGGAGATATTGGCCGAGGCGTCCGAGACGTTGGAGGCGATGCCGTCAACCTTCTTCAGCTGCTGGTTGGTGGTGGAGACCGTAGCGGTCACTTCATCCATCAGGGGCGTCGCGCCATCGCTGATGGACCGGATCGAAGTGCGGACCTCGTCAAAAACGCCGCCCAGCTTCAAGATTGGCACAGCCAACAACAACACAAGGAGCGCGAAGACTCCTGCTGCGATGAGGCCGGCGATGTCGCCACCAGACATAGAACTCTTCTCCTAGGGTCGTTGCGCTGCCCTGCACCAGCCGTATATCGGCTTTGGACAAGGCCTCCCCAGTACCTTACCTACTTTGGACCGGTACCTTACATACAAAGAAGCCCGCGGCATGTGCCACGGGCTTCTTTGTATGCGCTGCTGGAATTTAGCGAGCGTAGAATTCGACGACGAGCTGCTCTTCGCAGATCACGGGGACCTCGGAGCGCTTCGGGCGACGAACCAGGCGTGCCTGCAGGGCGTCGATCTTGACGTCCAGGTATGCCGGCACGTTGTTCAGAACGTGTGCGCCTGCAGCTGCCACCTGGAACGGGGGCATGACCTCGGAGCGGCTGTGAACGTGGATGAGCTGGCCTTCGCCAACGCGGAAGGACGGGCGGTCCACGCGGATGCCGTCAACCATGATGTGGCGGTGCACAACCAGCTGGCGGGCCTGTGCGATGGTGCGGGCGAAGCCTGCACGGAGCACGAGGGCGTCCAGACGCATTTCGAGCAGTTCAACCAGGTTTTCACCGGTCAGGCCCTTGGTGCGGCGTGCTTCTTCGAAGGCACGGGTCATCTGGGCTTCGCGGATGCCGTACTGGGCGCGCAGACGCTGCTTTTCGCGCAGACGTACGGCGTAGTCGGAGTCCTGCTTCTTGCGGGCACGGCCATGCTCACCGGGGCCGTACGGGCGGCGCTCCATGTACTTGGCGGCCTTGGGGGTCAGAGCAATACCGAGGGCACGCGAAAGGCGTGCGGTACGGCGAGCACGAGTGTTGTTAGCCACTTGTGTCCTTCCAATTACTGCGGTGTGTCAGTGTTACTGGCCTCCATCAGGGAGAGCATCGGCCAACCGCTGCCTCTTGCTACTAGCCCGGGCGCACAGCACTGTTGAAGGAATCTTCAGTGGGATTGTGCGTCAGGCCATGCCAGACAAGGATCAATCCTACCATGGGCAAGTCCGCTGCCCTGCGGCCCAGCCTTGAGGCACGGGTCCGCGGCTACTCCCCACGCACGATCTTGCGGAGCCGCTCCAACCTGGCCGCAATATCCCTTTCGGCTCCGTTATTGGTGGGCTCGTAATAGTCTTTGCCCACCAAATCGTCCGGCGGATACTGCTGCGTGGCCACACCGTGGGGTTCGTCGTGCGCGTACTTGTAGCTCTTGCCATGTCCCAGTTGCTTGGCTCCCGGGTAGTGCGCATCCCGCAAATGCATGGGAATGCCGCCGCCGAAACCTGCACGGACATCGGCCACCGCTTTGTTCAAACCCATGTACGCGGCATTGGACTTGGGCGCGGTAGCCAGATGGACCACGGCTTCAGCGAGAACGATCCGCCCCTCCGGCATGCCGATCAGCTGCACTGCCTGAGCCGCCGCTACCGCCGTCTGCAGTGCTGTCGGGTCAGCCATTCCGATGTCTTCGGCCGCGGAAATCACGATGCGCCTCGCAACGAACCGCGGGTCCTCCCCGGCCTCGAGCATCCGCGCCAGGTAGTGCAGAGCGGCATCCACATCAGAGCCACGGATGG
This genomic window contains:
- the alaS gene encoding alanine--tRNA ligase yields the protein MKSQEITKRWVDFFVSKGHTAVPSASLVSSDPSLLFTVAGMVPFIPYLTAREEPPYSRATSVQKCIRTGDIEEVGKTARHGTFFQMCGNFSFGDYFKEDAIKFAFELLTTSVDDGGYGLPAERLWVTVYEEDDEAKELWLKNTGIPAERIQRMGKADNYWSTGQPGPAGPCSEIYYDRGPAYGIEGGPLADETRYIEIWNLVFMQYQIENVRSKVDFDIVGELPQKNIDTGLGMERLAMILQGVENMYETDQVRPVIDKAAELSGREYTSAESPEDPHHTDDVRMRVVGDHIRSALMLIADGVSPSNEGRGYVLRRLIRRAVRAMRLLGVEKACLPDLLPASRDAMKGVYPVVETDFARISRIAYAEEKAFLRTIASGTARLEDAVAESKAAGVPLSGADAFALHDTYGFPIDLTLEMAEEAGLKVDEAGFRALMLEQRQRAQADAKGKKGGHADLSAYQELLGKGETVFTGYEELEGESKVRGIVSGGRPVAHASTGDEIELVLNETPFYAEAGGQSADTGLITGDGFVVEVLDVQRPIKGLSVHKAIVREGEIASDALVRAAVDRERRHAAEQAHTGTHIVHAALHQILGPEATQRGSYNKAGYLRFDFAWGEGLSTATRSEIEEVSNIAIRNNFRVDTKVMGLAEAKALGAMALFGENYGSEVRVVEIDGAWSRELCGGTHVSNTSLIGSLSLLGEQSVGSGNRRVEAFVGLDAFRHLAAERALVTELTELLKVPSGQLADRISSTLSKLKATEKELDRLRKEQLTAAAATLVGTAKDAAGVRVVAHDAGQVGGADDLRNLALDLRSRLGSEAATVAVAGISNDRPVILIATNEAAREAGVKAGALVRLAAGILGGGGGGKDDVAQGGGADAGKVSEALTAVVDAIAKR
- the mltG gene encoding endolytic transglycosylase MltG; protein product: MSPVNNDPSSGTAGGGMPLTRKELRARERFLATQNHNVVPVPEATPGETSAPSDVEPELPRPVPAVPPAPVAPPVPVAPPVPVAKPAAPAPVESNPTEPEHDVEPVQDVEPAQDVVHQESEASQDIAGHHDPEHVETEHVDPEHVDPEHLEPVPVDAGHLHGFAEHDAHHGFEAHDDYHGDHHADDHLHDEHHHDLIAPVEQTASSKAAAKKARRRRRVVALLITLGVFVAAIAIGAQFLKPLLGMDKVTDYPGPGTGSVTITVPEGSGPKAVGVELVENKVVADADAFVKEFLNDGGELSPGEFTFRTEMKNSDAVDVLVNKDASKVMYFALSAGLRINESLEAISKGSGISMQELSGFNQAPAQFGVPSKAKNLEGFLAPGEYRFELGTPAKDIIQKLVTTTLDELKSQGITDPAKQYDAVTIASIVQAEGGQADYGNVAGAIYNRLKPNNVETSGLIQSDATVTYGLGKKSFHLTEEEKADKSNTYNTYANVGLPAGPIGSPGKTAIDAAAKPTQNDYLYWVTINLDTKETKFSKTLAEHNTYVEQYNAWCQANAGRCV
- a CDS encoding DUF948 domain-containing protein → MSGGDIAGLIAAGVFALLVLLLAVPILKLGGVFDEVRTSIRSISDGATPLMDEVTATVSTTNQQLKKVDGIASNVSDASANISALSSLVAATVGSPLIKVAAFSYGVRSAFAGRRSPTSGRRSR
- the ruvX gene encoding Holliday junction resolvase RuvX; protein product: MAASTHEDVYPQGIKLGVDVGTVRVGLSQCDPDGILATPFKTLARDAKKNSDVRVVARLAAELPAVQIFVGLPRTMKGEERASAEMASGYAELLANELVRAGLDIPVNLVDERLSTVTAHRNLHQAGMSSKNHRKVVDQVAAAGILQHAIDMQKARGSDVGRRVQAPAQSEKPSSAPTLRAASGNEPDSSTRGLQL
- the aroC gene encoding chorismate synthase, translated to MLRWLTAGESHGPALIGIVEGVPAGVELTSAQIRDALARRRLGYGRGARMKFEQDEVTIMGGVRHGLTQGGPVAIQVGNTEWPKWEQIMSADPVDPEILADQARNAPLTRPRPGHADFTGMQKYGFDEARPVLERASARETATRVALGTVAAQFLKQLGIGLVSHTVSIASVAVPEGRPLPLPQDVLALDADPLRCFDRETSDAMVAEVDAAHKEGETLGGVVEVLAYGLPPGLGSYVHWDRRLDSRLAAALMGIQAIKGVEVGDGFLTAARRGSAAHDEILKDENGRIVRQTNRAGGIEGGMSIGEVLRVRAAMKPIATVPRALRTIDVSTGEPAKAHHQRSDVCAVPAAGVVAEAMVALVLAEAVAEKFGGDSVAETQRNLQSYLDSIPATLDSVGR
- the rpsD gene encoding 30S ribosomal protein S4 gives rise to the protein MANNTRARRTARLSRALGIALTPKAAKYMERRPYGPGEHGRARKKQDSDYAVRLREKQRLRAQYGIREAQMTRAFEEARRTKGLTGENLVELLEMRLDALVLRAGFARTIAQARQLVVHRHIMVDGIRVDRPSFRVGEGQLIHVHSRSEVMPPFQVAAAGAHVLNNVPAYLDVKIDALQARLVRRPKRSEVPVICEEQLVVEFYAR
- a CDS encoding shikimate dehydrogenase — its product is MSRRAAVLGHPISHSKSPALHTAAYAKLGADIGYSAIDVTVDALPSFMDSLRGDDSWCGLSVTMPLKSAMVGEVDEVRGAGAHLGVINTVVFEYDGGLVRRVGYNTDVAGIVEAVRYAGVSSTPQAAILGGGGTSAAAVAAVKELGGSHVDVFVRDPGRAGDAEAAAAAVGISVSIRPLTEAATAVAGADLVISTFPPRAADSLAQELAALPGTGAGVLLDVAYDPWPSKLAQVWHGHGGAVVPGLEMLMYQAAEQISRFSGCDVDAAVIDVMCDSVGLPRRVF
- a CDS encoding shikimate kinase, whose protein sequence is MVRPVLDGCPGRPVVLIGPMAVGKSAIGQQLAQQLGLPFVDTDAVVVAAHGSIADIFAGRGEHAFREIEARAVAKSIENAKVQPAIISLGGGAVLDSGTQQLLGECTVVYLECDAETVADRIARNTGRPLLQGDAMTRWEALFATRRPVYERLADIVMDVRSGSVAEIGLHVEERLRQHAALKEEVEK